In Pristis pectinata isolate sPriPec2 chromosome 2, sPriPec2.1.pri, whole genome shotgun sequence, the sequence TGAGCCGAAATGGTTTGTGGCTGTGCTGCATCGCTGATTCTTCGACCATCAATTTGTCTTCTTACCTGAACAGCTAATTCACGTGATTCAGAGGATTGCATAGGTTGTTCTACAGATATTTCGTGATACATCTTTTAGATATGAACTACCGCACACTAATGATAATGCTTCAGTGGCGGATGCCAGCAGAGTAATGCATTAGTTGATTTATAGGGACCATTAATCCCGCATTTTTGATGTTTATTCGTATTACTTTGACCAAAGGtctatttttttccaaatgcCTGATCAATCCCGTGGCATATTCTCCAATTTATTCGTTTAATGTAGTAACCAAAATGGGACGTCATTCCGATTTTTCTGCCTTCACAAGAAGATGCTAGTTCGTTTCTGATATCAAGGGCACAAAATCAATGGACTAACTTTGTTTAAAGACCCGGTGTGATCCTGTGCGTGGCCAGCTGATTAATTGTTGCTTCAGCATCTACCATCCCCAGCACCACATGAATAAAAACAATATAGCATGATTCTTAACATAAACCAACTGAAacatcacatttttatttcagctcaGCGATTTTAATtgaataaggtatctttattagtcacatgtacatctaaacacacagtgaaatgcatctttttgcgtagagtgttctgggggcagcccacaagtgtcgccacgcttccagcgccaacataacatgcccacaacttcctaacccgtatgtctctggaatgtgggaggaaagcggagcacccggaagaaacccatgcagtcacggggagaacgtacaacagtTATCCAAATATCCAAACAAATTCAGAAAGATTACAGAATCAGGTGAATTAGCAAATCATGGGAATCGAAACATAAGACGCATAGGTACAAGAACATATTGTTTATCTGAATTATTTACAAAGTTACAATATTTACAACCCTTATggatataacttttttttaacaataatgCCGATTAAATTGTAGGTACGCTTTTTATCAACAGACATTCAAGGAAACTGGTAAGGGAAGAGCCCAGTGATCACCACTGGTTCTGAGCATTCCATGGAATATCAGATAGTTGTTAAAATTGCTTGAACTAGATTGTGCCCCATTGGCTGACAACAAACAGGTTATTTTATTTAAAGTTGTTCACGAATTGTTTAGAATGCTTTGATGGAAATTGTTACGTATTTGCATAAAAGGGGAAAATAGCTCAGGTCaatattttcatccttgtttgACAGAGAGGTGTGCATGTTTTTCATGCAGGAGATTCTATAATTGGTCGAATTCCTCTTTGGGTAGGATTTCTGGAGTTAcggtttttaaatttaaaattcatttgttcCAGTGTAAACACCGGCATCCGTGATGCCTCGTGATAATACCTGACGCTAATTCGCAGCATATGATTACAACATATTCCACTTCATGTACTGTACAATTAAATGAAATCAATTGTTCGGCATCAGAGCATGAAATGAAGGCGATAAACAAGTATAATTTTAATCAACGTTATCCAGTTAAGACTATAAAAAGAAGCATATACATTTAAGACATATAATGGGTTATAGGTTATAGCATGCTGCTTGGAATGTACAAAGCACGCCGGATAAATGCAGGTTTGTGCACGTTTTATTAATATCACTGTCAACTGGCCGCTATTTAACATTGCTGTTTGCGGATGCTCCGAGCAATTCTCTTAAACTCTCGCTGCCCCTTGTGCCATCTCTTCACTGAGGTAATGACCAGGTTCCCATCGAGCTTTTGCCCCATGACTAAGTAGGGAGCGTTGATATCGTTCATCTCGTCACAAGTACACTGCAGACCACCCTTCAGCCACAATACGCTCTTCTTCAGATCCTTCTCCGTCACTCCATTCAGCTTGTAAATTGTCTTGCTTTTTGTCTCGGGAACGATCCTTGTGTCCCCATTGCTGTAGGAAATctctttcacttttattttcaaaGCTAGTTAGAAAACGATTAAAATATAACATTAACACGTCTGGCGGCCGTGGATAGTGTTGCAAGGTGTTATCCAAATGAAACTATCAAGCTGACGAGACTAATATatttgatgatatatttccagcacttgtatCATTAACAGGGAACGGAATGAAAGATAGAAATGCTCTTATTGTGGTTAATCACATGATTCCAAACACTGTGTGTCAAACTGCAGCATCAAGAATCATACCAACGTTTGACACCTCATAATCCGAAATCACCTCAACAGCTGACAACAACTGGCTTTTCGTCAGAAATATGAATCAATAAAATGTAATCTCTCACTCGACCGTAAGCATTTTACCCGTGGCTCCTTTGTTCAGGTCACTTTCCTCGTCGAAGTCATATATTTGGGGCCTCATTCTTACCTGTCCAAATCCACCATGTTTTCTGTTTTGAACCTCCTGCGTAAAGTTTGCCAGTGTCATCAGTTGGACTACTTGTTTTCTTCCTCTGCGAGATTAaatgagtattgtgtgcagagaaacatttcagtttaGTTTGGACTTTCCCTTAAACCACAGGGTTTCCCCTTAAAAGCATTATTGAACAGCGTTGATAAAATTACAATCCTGTTAATAGCGCAGGAAGAAAATGCTATCAGCAAGAAAACACGAGAGGATCGACTTAAAGCCGCCTGGGTTAAAGACAAGCGGACAGAATTAATTGACTTGCTCCTTTCCCCTCTGTGAAGCTTTTGGTAATTTGGGCATTGAAATCACGACTTACCGAAATCATTTTTGCAGTAATTCTCGACAATTTCGTTGTCGTTTTGCTCGCTTTCTTTGCATGCGTCGCAGATCTTTAGCTCTGAGAACAAAATAGTGTATGTGGGTTCATTATTGACTCGCATACTGCacgtattcacaagaaaaataacataTCGGACCTGGTACTTTCGTTCTGGGAATGGTCCAGCGCAGGCGAGATTTAATTATTCCAGCCTGGACCTTCCATTTTCTTTATAGCTTCCAGATTTTCCATGGGCTTTGCTATTTTTATTAAGTGGACTATTTTTATGAAGTATTTAAACACCCCCACCTACCACGTACACGCTTAGAAGAAATTATTGTCACCAGGAAGACCGagcagtgaattaaaaaaaaccctgaaaagATGGTCTTAGGCTGTTCGCATGGATTCTCAGCCTGAGGTAGTGCGAGCCGTGACTTTCACTCTGAACTGCCCGTTTTCGCCAGATGAGGTGTAAATTAAATAGACCGCGTCAAATCTTTAAAACAAAcgataaaaaaaatgaagtgccCCTGTTCGCTCACAGTGCTCAAAGGGTCTCCACTAATTAAATGGAAGCGCTGACCACTGGACCGCTTTGAACAGGATCCTCGATTTGCGTTCTTCAATCACTTAAAACGTAttactttattttctcttttaaaatttcCATTCAAGGGAAAAGACCAGTTTTGGCAATGGCGAAAGGTTCTAATTTAAATTTATAGTTCAACAGAAGCAGTGGATTTCCTAAAACAGCAACCCGATATTAGTTCCTTTTCCACGTTGTGCCGTTGTGAGAGAAAGCCGCGTTTCTCTGGGAAACGCGCTCTTAACATCTGCAACACATTTAACTTTTTTGAGAAAGGACGGCGTTCAAAAATTACACATGAAATGGAAGTTGAAATACTGGCGATAATCTTGCAGATTCTTTCAAAGATAAATCGAAGCTTTTTTTGATAGGTCGGGTTTTTCTAATCAAGAGAATATTTTTTTATCAACTAAATAGAAATTATTTGATACATTCATAATAAAAGCCACGAAAATAAGAGCGATTTTCCTCCTTCGACCGCAGAACGCAtcaacagtgaccatgaaatAAAGTTTTTTTGTAAACAAAGAAAGATTCTGTTTCGAATTCATGTATGATCGTTGTATCAAAAAGTTTACTCTGGCATATATTTTATACAAACTGGGATTTAATCCCACAAATCTAACCCAAACGAATTCAAAACAAGAACATTAcatgagagaaaaataaacagccTTGCTGGGAAATAATCCAAACCTAAATTTAAAATTGTCACATTACATCTCAACGTCAATTTTATTTCTAAAGCCAATTTTGGACTTTGTGACCAGTTCAAGGACATTTCCTCCTCTGTCGCCTTACCGTCTCCGGGCGCGGGATCATGCTCCTTGGAGTCCGCGGGTGGGATGCAGAGATCGTTGTCCTCTGGGAACCGGTTGCACTCCAGCATGTCCGGCCAGGGGAAACCGAAAGCTGACATCACCGGAGAGCAGCTGTCCTTCACCTGCTCACAAAGCGACCGACACGGCTGGATTGGCTCGTCCAGCTCATCGATACACACCGGAGCAAAGAGAGAGCAAAGAAACTTTTTAGTGTCCGGGTGACACTGCTTTTGAACCAGCGGAATCCATGAGCTGGCCTGTTGCAGCACCTCCTCCATGGTTTCATGTCCTAGCAGGTTAGGGAGCCTCATCTCCGTGTATTCGATGCCGTGACACAGCGCCATTGTGGGGGGCATTGATTTACAATTACTACGTTTGTAGGTGAACTCTGCTTGTTCATAAGAATACATCCCCATCCCTTTGACTGTCCCCAGATTCAGTGCAGCCAGGATAAGGTAGGTCACCGTGTGCAAAGGGCACATTATTGCAAAGTTTGGTGAGGAAAAGTACTATTCCTGACCAATGTTTTCTTCTCACCGCTACTGTGATGTGAAATTGGCTGACTGATCAGAAAGTATTGGTACTGGGTTCTTTGAGGtctaatgttaaaaaaaaatgaatgggagGAGTTGCTATGAATAGTTACCGACCTTTGTTTGATAGGTCGACGCCAAAGACGTGGCTGGAGCCCGTTCTTGGGAAGTTCCCACCAGACACCAATGCTCTGGTTCTTGAGATAATTTGCATGCTTTATAAACAAAGGCAGACTAATCACAGAATGAACTCGCTCACTTAATAGCATTCTAATGGTAGATATTAACATGATGGAgactttccatttttaaaaatattttcacaaattTTGCCAATGTATCTAATGCACGACATTGGCATGGTACCTTTTTGTAAATTTACATTCTGTCAGCGTGacatcaattttctttttttgagCAAACAGCATAGGGTATGTTTTTCACGCCTCAATGTACAATGGTGAGGGGCCTTTCTCCATATAACCTGTGTCATTGTCGCAGAAATCTTAGGTGCAACACTTGGTATGGAGTCCTGGGCCTATAATGATCCTGAATTTAATTGAAGCAAGTGGGATTTTAGGGTAACGGGTAAATAAAATTGGATAGGCTTTGGTTAAGTAGATTGCGATGCACATAATGGCTATTAGATAATATAATTGTTGAAGAAATTGGTGGCAAGGTGGCATAtaaattagtgctgctgccttctaGTCCAGAGCCCTATTGATCGTGATCTCGGGTGTTTGTCTGTGTgggatttgtacattctccctatgagtGCATGGGCTTCTGCTGGGTTTTACACTCCTCACCCGCATTCCAAAGAAGTGTTGTTAGGTTAGTTAGTTAAATTATCCCTTAGCATAGACAATAGACAGCTGGCATGTACATTAAGAAGGGCTTTGAAGAGCATGTCAGAGAGGATAAATCTCAGAAGGGAAGAACGGAAGTGGCAGGATTGCTGTCTAGTAGTGGGTGTGGAATCAAtaagatgaatggcctccttccctgtgGTGATAAGTAAGCAAATAGCTAAGGAAGATTAAGAGTGAAATCAAGGTAATCAGATTTACTTAGTGGAGGACTGATTAGGATAACATAGAGAAAATCAACAAATGAGTTGCCTAATAGAAAACACAATTAGTAAGGGAGTTGCAATGTAATGGTGTTTACATTCTAAACCACTTCACATTCAATTAACTATTTTTGAAAGAGATTAATTGTTATAGGTAAATATTAATGCCAATTTccacacaaaattatacaaactGCAATGGCAAGTAACCAACCTATCCGTTTCAGACTAAATGCATTGCAGGCATCTCATTAACATCTCATACAGGCAAGGGCATCTTCAACAATAGAATACTCAATGCTGGTTCTCATGCtgttctctggagtgggatttgaacaaaTAACCTTTTGATTCAGTGGTAAATTGTAAAACCAAAAATGTTGATCTCCAGAAGGTATTTGAAACAGTACACATAGAGATTATTGCTGAGAATAAaagctacacacacaaaatgctggaggaactcagcagatcaggcagcatttatggcgggaaataaacagtcgatatttccggtcaagaccctttatcaggactggaaagaaagagggcagaagccggaataaaaaaaGTGGGaaagtgataggcgagtccaggtgagaggggaaactaggtgggtgggggagggggcatgaaaaggaATAATGTGAGAAGATAGGAGGTGATTatgcagaagaggcaaagggctaaaggagaaggaatccgataggagaggacag encodes:
- the sfrp2 gene encoding secreted frizzled-related protein 2, producing MCPLHTVTYLILAALNLGTVKGMGMYSYEQAEFTYKRSNCKSMPPTMALCHGIEYTEMRLPNLLGHETMEEVLQQASSWIPLVQKQCHPDTKKFLCSLFAPVCIDELDEPIQPCRSLCEQVKDSCSPVMSAFGFPWPDMLECNRFPEDNDLCIPPADSKEHDPAPGDELKICDACKESEQNDNEIVENYCKNDFALKIKVKEISYSNGDTRIVPETKSKTIYKLNGVTEKDLKKSVLWLKGGLQCTCDEMNDINAPYLVMGQKLDGNLVITSVKRWHKGQREFKRIARSIRKQQC